CTGTCGCGGCTCTCGGCGCAGTAACTGGCCACCTCCGCCAACCCTTGGCTCTTCCAGGCGTCCGTGTGCGGGTTCTGGGGAGCAGAAGCACGAGGTCAGTGCCACCATCGCCACCGTTGCATGGCCCTAGGTGTGTGCCCCCCCCATGTGCCACCATCGCCGCTCTCGCATGGCCTTGGGCGCGTGTCCCCCCATGCGCCGCCGTCCCCACCGACGCGTGGCCCTGGGCACACGTCCCCCCCATGCGCCGCTGTCGCATGGCCCTGGGCGCGCATCCCCCCCACCCACGGCCGCCCCGTCCTTGGCGGGGTGCCCGGCGTGAATCACGGGGCCGCCGGTGCGTGGCCGTGCCTCACCGTCCCGCTCACCGTGACTAAGAGGCAGTGGAGGTCGCGGGGCTCGGCGGCCGGCTCGGGCTCGCCCAGGATGGCGGCCAGGCGCTGCATGCCCGAGACGCGCAGGATGTGGATGTCGTTGTCGCAGCAGAAGGCCTGGATGAGGGTGAAGTGGATCTGCAGAGCGATGTCACCTTCGTCCTCCTCGTCGGTGGCCAGCACGCACAGCACCACGCTGTCGGGGTCCCTGCGGGCGCACGCGGGGTCAGCGGGGTGGGGGCCCGGTGGGGACGGTGCAGCTCCCCACCCCGGAGCTGGCACACGCGTGGGGCACCGACACCCGTGTCACCGGGGGCACCGTCCCGCGGG
The Gavia stellata isolate bGavSte3 chromosome 32, bGavSte3.hap2, whole genome shotgun sequence genome window above contains:
- the GADD45B gene encoding growth arrest and DNA damage-inducible protein GADD45 beta; translated protein: MTLEELVPCDSSKMQAVGEAVERVLVAAQRQDRLTVGVYESAKLMNVDPDSVVLCVLATDEEDEGDIALQIHFTLIQAFCCDNDIHILRVSGMQRLAAILGEPEPAAEPRDLHCLLVTNPHTDAWKSQGLAEVASYCAESRDRNQWVPYVCLQER